The Eurosta solidaginis isolate ZX-2024a chromosome 4, ASM4086904v1, whole genome shotgun sequence genome includes a window with the following:
- the LOC137249330 gene encoding collagenase-like, with the protein MKLLIALSLILCIASAFENRGPRNIQRERLVSMEQNVAVSPRIANGKTAAANDFPYQAGLMLLHGEKWGFCGGSLISKEWVLTAAHCTLNAVRAIVFLGSINHLDALERLEVDKCDIKVHPEFDSETLINDIALIKIPKVKYSDAIQPVFLPTCASSYSTYVYETVVAPGWGETSDTSKSFSPVLQFANLKVISNEVCAEQYPNVVSRMLCTSSVNHIGICAGDSGGPLILASSKLQIGIVSFYSHKGCGTDSPAGHTRVTSYLDWIQKNTGLDLNKKKCLCL; encoded by the exons ATGAAATTGTTGATAGCTTTGTCGCTCATACTATGCATCGCCTCGGCGTTTGAAAATCGGGGACCTAGAAATATACAACGTGAAAGGTTGGTGTCTATGGAGCAAAATGTAGCTGTAAGTCCACGTATAGCAAATGGTAAAACGGCTGCTGCTAATGATTTTCCTTATCAAGCTGGTTTGATGTTACTTCATGGTGAAAAGTGGGGCTTTTGTGGTGGATCGCTAATAAGCAAAGAATGGGTGCTGACGGCTGCTCATTGTACTTTAAA TGCTGTTCGTGCGATCGTATTCTTAGGCAGCATCAATCATTTAGATGCCCTTGAACGCCTGGAGGTGGACAAATGTGACATTAAAGTTCATCCCGAATTCGATAGCGAAACTCTTATAAATGATATAGCTTTGATTAAaattccaaaagtaaaatattcagaTGCCATTCAACCGGTGTTCCTACCAACATGTGCTTCAAGCTATTCCACTTACGTTTATGAAACTGTAGTGGCTCCTGGATGGGGTGAGACCTCTGACACATCCAAATCGTTTTCACCTGTTTTACAGTTTGCCAATTTGAAAGTGATCTCGAACGAAGTATGTGCTGAACAATATCCTAATGTCGTTTCCCGAATGTTGTGTACTTCCAGTGTCAATCATATTGGAATTTGTGCTGGTGATTCTGGTGGTCCATTGATATTGGCATCTTCAAAGCTTCAAATTGGTATTGTGTCTTTTTATTCACACAAAGGATGTGGAACTGATTCACCAGCTGGACATACTCGCGTCACTTCCTACTTGGATTGGATTCAAAAAAATACGGGGCTTGatcttaataaaaaaaagtgtttatgtttgtaa